The Candidatus Bipolaricaulota bacterium genome window below encodes:
- a CDS encoding riboflavin synthase has product MFTGITCEVGTVVAAGAGAITVDVPEGIAPRLRPGGSVAVNGVCLTVRALTGRRFTADVSGETAVRTTLGKLRPGTRVNLELPLRPEDGLDGHIVLGHVDAIGRVEKMVRRETGWEFVFGYPPEYARYLVEKGSIAVDGISLTAFGVTAARFVCAVIPETYENTNLRDRHPGDAVNLEFDILGKYVERMLNVHHD; this is encoded by the coding sequence ATGTTTACAGGAATCACTTGTGAAGTGGGGACCGTCGTTGCCGCGGGAGCGGGAGCGATCACGGTGGATGTCCCCGAGGGGATCGCCCCCCGTCTCAGGCCGGGGGGAAGCGTAGCGGTGAATGGGGTTTGCCTCACGGTGCGGGCCCTCACCGGGAGGCGATTTACCGCGGACGTATCCGGTGAGACGGCGGTCCGCACCACCCTGGGGAAGCTCCGTCCGGGGACGCGGGTGAACCTGGAGCTCCCGCTCCGGCCGGAGGACGGGCTCGATGGGCACATCGTCCTCGGACACGTAGACGCGATCGGGCGGGTGGAGAAGATGGTGCGACGGGAGACCGGATGGGAATTCGTGTTCGGCTACCCGCCGGAGTACGCGCGTTATCTGGTGGAGAAGGGGTCGATCGCGGTCGACGGGATCAGCCTGACCGCGTTCGGGGTCACGGCGGCGCGGTTCGTCTGCGCGGTGATTCCGGAAACGTATGAGAACACGAACCTGCGCGACCGTCACCCCGGGGATGCGGTGAACCTGGAGTTCGATATCCTGGGGAAATACGTGGAGAGGATGCTGAATGTTCATCACGATTGA
- a CDS encoding bifunctional 3,4-dihydroxy-2-butanone-4-phosphate synthase/GTP cyclohydrolase II — MFITIEEAIERIKAGRMLIIVDDEDRENEGDLVIAAEHATPEAINFMARVARGLICVPITEERAKALNLTPMAPENTALHGTNFTVSVDAARGVTTGISAYDRAHTIQVLIDENSTPDDLARPGHVFPIVARPGGVLRRAGHTEAAVDLARLAGLKPAGVICEIMNEDGSMARLPELERLAKEHDLGIVKISDLIAHRKRTEKLVTRVAEADLPTKYGHFRIVSYASPLDDKEHVALVKGEVAGAENVLVRVHSECLTGDVFGSLRCDCGDQLHRAMELIEAEGRGVIVYMRQEGRGIGLKNKVCAYRLQDQGLDTVEANERLGFPADLRDYGIGAQILADLGLSTIRLLTNNPKKVIGLAGYGLKIVEQIPIEIPPNEHNRDYLRTKKEKLGHQLKHV; from the coding sequence ATGTTCATCACGATTGAAGAGGCGATCGAGAGGATCAAGGCCGGGAGGATGCTCATCATCGTGGATGATGAGGACCGGGAGAACGAGGGCGACCTCGTGATCGCGGCCGAGCACGCCACCCCGGAGGCGATCAACTTCATGGCCCGGGTGGCACGGGGACTGATCTGCGTCCCGATCACCGAGGAGAGGGCGAAGGCCCTCAACCTGACCCCAATGGCCCCGGAGAACACCGCGCTGCACGGGACGAACTTCACCGTATCGGTCGACGCGGCAAGAGGGGTGACGACCGGGATCTCCGCCTACGACCGGGCACACACGATTCAAGTCCTGATCGACGAAAACTCCACGCCGGATGACCTCGCCCGGCCCGGGCACGTGTTCCCAATTGTCGCCCGCCCCGGCGGGGTCCTTCGCCGTGCCGGGCACACCGAGGCCGCGGTCGATCTCGCCCGCCTCGCCGGGCTGAAACCGGCCGGGGTCATCTGTGAGATCATGAACGAGGACGGATCGATGGCCCGTCTCCCCGAGCTCGAGCGGCTCGCGAAAGAACACGACCTCGGGATCGTCAAGATCTCCGATTTGATCGCCCATCGCAAGCGCACGGAGAAATTGGTGACTCGGGTCGCCGAGGCGGACCTCCCCACCAAGTACGGACACTTCCGCATCGTCAGCTACGCAAGCCCGCTCGACGACAAGGAGCACGTCGCACTGGTGAAGGGGGAGGTCGCCGGGGCGGAGAACGTCCTGGTGCGGGTGCATTCCGAATGCCTGACCGGGGACGTGTTCGGGTCGCTGCGCTGCGACTGCGGTGACCAGCTCCACCGGGCGATGGAGCTGATCGAGGCCGAGGGGCGCGGGGTGATCGTGTACATGCGCCAGGAGGGGCGAGGGATCGGATTGAAGAACAAGGTCTGCGCCTATCGGCTCCAGGACCAAGGGCTGGACACGGTGGAGGCGAACGAGCGGCTCGGGTTCCCGGCCGACCTGCGCGACTACGGGATCGGGGCGCAGATCCTCGCCGACCTCGGGCTTTCCACGATCCGCCTCCTCACCAACAACCCGAAGAAGGTGATCGGCCTCGCCGGCTACGGGCTGAAGATCGTGGAGCAGATCCCGATCGAGATCCCGCCGAACGAGCACAATCGGGATTACTTACGGACGAAGAAGGAGAAGCTCGGCCACCAGTTGAAGCACGTGTAA